The Chiroxiphia lanceolata isolate bChiLan1 chromosome 3, bChiLan1.pri, whole genome shotgun sequence DNA segment AAATACAACTAAATGTAACTGAACTGGAAAGTATCTACCAAGATCAAAATCAGGATGTTTTGATTATAAAACAGGAATGCAAAGTGCCTCTGGGTGTAACACATACAGTTCTCGGCTTTGACTGTTACTTTCCTGCATAATTCAATGTATTTACTTCCCTTGGTTCTGGAACTTTCAGattaattactgtaattttaagattttatgtATAATACACCTTATTgcacctttattttttaataaaagtatttatttatgaatataCTTTTATTTCAGGGATCAAGATCTTGAGCCTGGTGCCCCTTCCATGGGAGCAAAAAGCCTCTGCATACCTTTCCAGCCTCTCCGTGAACTCCAGCGTGGAGAAAGATGTGTGTGCGGCAAAAACCCTGCCAAGTTTTACACCCTATTTGGTCGTAGTTACTAAATTATTAGTGAAAGAACCTTCCTCTTTATCTGTGAAttgaactttttttaataagactGAAATAGCCCCTTAAACTTTAATCGGTTTTGTGACTTTTTACATAATTCAAAGACAAAGCCATAAACCATAACCCCCCACCCCAGTTGTCAATCTTAGGCTAGCAGTAATTCACAGACTTTTCTGTAAACATCTCTAATAATAAACATGTATTGTGAGCTGTAATATGCTGTGGTGGTTTTTGCTGTGTTGCTCAGGGGTGAGGAATAGGTACCCTTTGCTCatgtcttttttctgttttggtacTTGTGGTTTTTTGTGCATTGAGAAAATTCCTGAAAGATTGGAGAGAATGTCATAAACACTACAATTCAGTTTAGCGTGCTACATCTACTTTATAGAGAAAACATCTCcttttaattttgcctttaaatctttcagttttcagtagAGACTTGCTGCTAACCTGTAGGCATGGTAAATACTACCCTTTTTGCAAACTCCCTCTGGAGTCAGTTGTTTCAAGGAATAttttcatagaaacatagaatggtttgggttggaagggaccttaaaaatcatctagttctaacccACCTGCCCTGGatggggacaccttccattagattAAGTTACTCAGaatcccatccagcctggtcttgaacacctcTGGGAATGGGGAGTCcagaacttctctgggcaacctgttccagtgcctcaccaccttcatagtaaagaatttcttcccaatacctAATCTgaacctaccctctttcagtttaaagccattccctcttgtcctatcactacctGCTCATGTATAATGTCCCTCTCTAGCTTTGTTGTAGGCTCCCTTGAGGTACTGAAAGATATTTTGAGATCTATCTGAAGACTtgtcttctccaagctgaaaaaccccaattctctcagcctgtcctcacaggagaggtactccagccctctgagcattTTTGTGGCCTTCTCTGGAGTCTCTCCAGCAGGTCCATCTCTGTCTTgtgttggggaccccagaactggatgcagtactccaggtgggatctcacaagAGCAATGTAgaggggagaatcacctcccaAATTTTCACCCCATTGTAAAACAAGTTTGAAAGGCTTTCTTAGATTAAATGCCACATTGTTAGCAAGATGCAGGTGGATGCCATTTCTTCCGGATATTTTGCAAAGCctgtttctcttattttataAACTGGCCTTTATAGCTGTGTGAGAGTGACACTGCAGTGAGTAATGCAAAGGCAGAGGTAATGcaaagagagagattttccaTGCTAAATATTTTAGGCTGTGGTTATATCTACAACATATTTCATAAAatcttctttgcttttcctgtacTTGCTAAGTGTTGCTTTAGCAGAGGAGGCTGGATGTCACAGagttatgaaattattttaaaaataacattgctTCCGCTTTGGGCACAAGattggctttaaaaaaaaaaaaagatagccCTCGCACAAAATAACTTTTGGAAGACATATGCATAATgtattagggtttttttctcctgtatggTTTTAAGGCTGTCTATATAAACCCCTTTCCCTGAAAATTGTTGAGTAAAAACCTGGCAATTAAAAAGTTGGACTAGTAAGATCCTCCCCCAACTCTTACTGGGACAACACTCGGTGGCTGCCTGTTCCAAACCCCTACTTTTATGTAGTAGCCATAGACTGAAGCATACAGGAGACTTACAGAATGCTGTTCCCAGATCTTCACCCccctctgcttttcaaaaacatgcaaaatatttgcttttgccCGGATTCCTGTGGTCAGCCTTCCTGGTCgaaattttgaatattaaatttGAACCAGTGGCCTGTCCAGTTTAGGATCATGCACCTTGTGATAATACCCCaattttcccacagaaaagtacaaaaatggttaaatatttcagatcaACTTGATCAGAGTGCTTGAACACTTAGAAATTCTCTGTAATATTCCTTGTGTGGTGGTTAGTCCTGAAGAGTTTGCTTCAGTTGCATCTTAAGATCAGTGCATGCATTCATCTTTGGTTTCGGTTGACAAACCAGAGGAATGGCCCTAAAGGGCTATTCTATTCTGGTAGAGGTCTCTCCTGGGATGCTGCCTCTAATGCTGGCTGGAACTGTACTTGGAGAAAGAGGGTGAACACCAGAGTGATGTTTTCACAGCCTGAAATGATGGGTAAGAGTAGCCTTCAGAGGGATTGTCATGGCAGCTCtctggtgctggggaaggggaaaggcagCAACCCTCAGCTTCAATGTCTGCAGGTGTAAGAGACAGGAGTGTGCCAAGGTTTTTTGACCAGATTTCTAAGAGTAGATGAGCTCTTTCAGCTCCCATTGAAATGCTCTACAACacccatatttttaaaatgagtggAAGCTGTTAAAGCTCAGaacaaaagaaaggcaaaactaAATGCAGCCTCTAACAGTGCTGCAGCCTTATCAGTTTGAACAAACAACCAGCCTTCAACCAGTTGATCAAATTCATGAGTAAACATGTTGACACACTGTTCTTAGAAATGAGTTGCTCTGAACCTACAGATGGGTTGGTTTGAAGCCAGAGATTTCACGGAAGGCcagcctttgctttttcttttgtttttcccttacTTTTCCCAAACACGTGTCTTCCTGGCCATAGTAAGTGCCTGGAATGTGGATGACTCAAGTGCAGATCTCCCTGTGATTATCTTCCACAGGGAGGCTAATGTTTGCCTGGGAGAGATAATGTTCATGTCAAGCATCCTTTCAACAAAAGCACAATCTGAGTTATCTGTGAGGCATTATAGAAAAAAACTTTCAGACTCTTAATAGATTGTCTGTCAGAAAAATAGGTGTATGAATTGGAATAATACACCACCGTTGATTAAATAATACTGCTTTATGTTTATAATAGAATTGCAAATTTCATGATGTTCCTTAGTTCTTGTATATTGATAAATTTGGGTTGAATAGTAAGGGGGAATGTAAGCGAACTGCCTTAACATGGTGCTAGCAGctccttattaaaaaatagagcATAGGTGAGCAAAGGAAGTGCTTCATTTAGCTCTTGTTTTGGTAATCTCAACCTTGTGTTAAGGCAGGAATTTTGAGAGCTCTGAACTTTGACCTTCGACTGTTCCCACTGAAAGGAgaataacttgaaaaaaaaattcatcgTAACTCTGTAGTTACgataataaaatacatagttAAACATCACTTTAatacaagaaggaaaaaactacTATAGAAATAGCTGGAATAGAAGTAATAACACAGGTGGGACACaatgaagaggaagaggagtaGATACcaattttcaattttataatTAGTTCTTCTAATTCACCCTTCCAGGGTGAATAATTGTATTCTTAAAGTGAAGGGGAGGGAAACCTCCAAGTTGCAGCTGCAGTGTGTAGGTAGACAAATGaacaaatgttaaaaaatgaCATGTATTGACAGTCAAGGCTTCTTCTAACAAACTGGActttaaacataaatattttggcAGTTGAAACCCTGTGAGCAAAAATCCAGATGAAAATTGGGGGTGGGTGTTTGAGTTTTTAACGTGAAGTTAATTCACCTGGGGAAGTCTGAGGTCAGCAGGGACAGTTGGTTAGCTCAGGTTATCAGTATTATTATCTTATCTCTCCACGGCCGTACTGCAtgtaattttcttccattttaactGTGTATATATGTACAACAATGggcattttaaacaaaaagctgGAGCACAAGCTTTTCAGGAAGGCACCTGGTCTTATGGCCCATATTGCCTAGTGTGCTACAGATTTTCTTCGCTGCAGTTTCTGAGTATGTGTTAACTATCGGGAGCTCAAGAGGCACTACAATGAGGGACAAAAAATGTTACTGCTTCAGGATATTACTCTGTTCCAGAAATGGCACAAAGTACAAGCAAGGACTTCAGCAGCTCTTATTTCCCCCTTCATTTCTGGTTGTGCTTTCCCCAACTCTGACTTTCCCATGCAAGCCTATGAGGCTTACTTTGGGATTTTGAGATAGGCAGGGTTTTCTAAATGGGAAATAAACAATGTGGTTTATTGTTAAGCCTCAGCTTCCATGTGTACTGGCTGTTTGTTTAGCAAATAGCCTCCaaattttctccatttccacGGGCAATGTTAAAACATGACAAAAGAACAAGAAGTTGAATAGTTGTTGTACTAGGTTGctaaaatgaaagataaattcAGTTGTCTTTGAAGCTTACTCTGTGTACGACATCTTCAGTGACTCTCACAGGTTTAGCATGTTCTTACAAATAATGTCCACTCAACATGGATTTAAAATGTCTTCTTCCACAGGTAtgtaataagatttttttcagtattaaaattaCTGCCAACAGAAATGGCAGAAACAAACATGAGAGGAGAGTTTTGTGCAAAAGAGAGGCCTTGTCTAACCACTTAAAATTCTGAGCCACCTTCTTATGCTCTCGGCCTTATTCAGTTTTTTAGGACACTGCCACTGAGTAGAGTAGCAAGTGCTGGTGCTCCCAGTAGTCTCCCTTGgcttatttttggttttgtaggaaaaaaagcctcCTGAGGGTGGAACACCTGCAGAACTGGAGCCCTCAGGCTGCCTTCACATGACAAATCTTGCTAAACTGCCCTTTAAACTGATTTATTGCTTTACTGCTTCCTATAAAAGTGGCTCCCACATGTGAGCAGCACTGACAGATAAAGGGCAGAATCACAGGCAGTGAGTTGCTCCCCACGCAGCTCTGTCTTGCTGAACCTGGGAGTGAGGGGAagagagcagcagaaatggGCCGCTACTCAGGCCGGAGCATAAGGCTCATCGCCATGTGTGTGCTGAGCCTTGTCATTTTTGCCATTGAGATCTCCGTAGCCTACGTGGGCAATTCTCTTTCCTTAGCCTCAGATGCCTTTACTGTTCTCTCTCATTTGATCTCCATGATCATCGGTTTGTTCGGCGTCAGGTTCAGCCGTATCAAGTGGCACAAGGCCAGCACTTTCGGCTTCAGCCGAGCAGACGTGCTGGGAGCTTTTGGCAACTCTGTTTTTGCCGCTGCTCTGATGTTCAGCATCTTCGTCGAGGCTATCAAGAGGTTTATCAATCCTCAGAAGACTGAGAAAGTACTGCTCGTCCTCATTATTGGGGTTTCAGGTCTGTTCTTCAATGTGTTAAACTACGTTATCTTCATGGACTGCTGTTATTGTCGTGCACCCCGCggagacactgaaacaggtaAATAGCCTCATGTGGTTGCTCAGCGTTCCCAGCCCTCTACACTTCTGCTTAATGACTCTTATAGAGACTGTTTACTGCTTCTCTGAGATGGGCATGTAAAACGtagttttcttcattcttttgttAGTGAGGGTAGTGGATTTTGTGCCTGAACCCATGCATGTTTCCAGTTACCACCATATGTGTTTATCAGTAAGTAATGTGCAAGCAGTGTATGTATTGTCTTTCTAAAGTGTACAGCGAACTGCAGGAGAAATTTTCTCCCTAATCCACTGGCCGGCCAAACAAGGGACAAAGCATACTGCCACCCTGAGGAGGTACTTGTTATGAAATACCTAATCCTGAGATATCAGTCATCCACAGTCTCCACTCTCGATATTTTAGTAATTCTGCTATAAATTTTGTCAAAGATGTGGTTATCTTTGAGCATTGTTCACAGTTTGTGAACTGACTGAAAAAACTGTGACTACGGAGCTGAAGTAttctttgctgatttttgtTAACCTGTGCTTGAGAAAGcatgcagaggaaaaacaggTTCTCTGCTACACAAAATCTTTTGCAGAAGGTTCTGTTCGATGCACAGAGGTTTGGCCTTTTAGTTTATTTGTCCTAGCGTAGGAATTTAAAAGTTCTTCATTTGGGAGGAGAGATGGGGACTGTTTTTCTCATTCCTGCAGCAGCTATTTCACTTTCTTTGATGCATGATACATGTgagttctttttctctctctgtatgtttttatatacacatacaaACATATTTCTTAAGAATAGTAATATTTCAGTTGAGATAGGAGCCAGATATTTGCAAAGTGTTACCTGG contains these protein-coding regions:
- the LOC116784020 gene encoding zinc transporter 10-like, with the protein product MGRYSGRSIRLIAMCVLSLVIFAIEISVAYVGNSLSLASDAFTVLSHLISMIIGLFGVRFSRIKWHKASTFGFSRADVLGAFGNSVFAAALMFSIFVEAIKRFINPQKTEKVLLVLIIGVSGLFFNVLNYVIFMDCCYCRAPRGDTETGK